A stretch of Dyella sp. BiH032 DNA encodes these proteins:
- the uvrD gene encoding DNA helicase II, translated as MDVSHLIDKLNDAQREAVCAPPGHYLVLAGAGSGKTRVLTHRIGWLTQVLQVPPWAVLAVTFTNKAAGEMRGRLDQLIGGGTQGLTVGTFHGIAHRLLRRHWREAELPEGFQILDADDQQRIVKRVVAGLGLDEAKFPPRQATWQINSWKDEGKRPENIEHRDHPVTRTFVQIYQAYEDACRRAGLVDFAELLLRAHELWLKHPAVLEHYQQRWRYLLIDEFQDTNTLQYAWIRVLAGSTGQVFVVGDDDQAIYGWRGAKVENVQQFLRDFPGAKTIKLEQNYRSTSTILKAANAVIACNGSRLGKQLWTAGEDGERISLYAAYNEQDEARFVIERIREYIAEHGDARDCAILYRSNAQSRNFEEQLIQRDIPYRVYGGLRFFERAEIKDALAYLRLCANHHDDAAFERAVNTPPRGIGDRTLDALRRRARGEGTSLWEAALNELGVGRELAGRAKNAVKAFLAMIDDMARTFSGRTGDEVEATSLALAEQIEHAITHTGLRDFYEKDSRGNAESRVENLDELVNVASRFEPTQEDVEAGLSELSAFLSHAALEAGEGQGEAWDDCVQLMTLHSAKGLEFPVVFLVGMEEGLFPSQRSVEDEGRLEEERRLAYVGITRARQRLVITYAESRRMHGVEMLARPSRFLAEIPPDLVDEVRPRVQVSRPLYAGRFAEPAPSLKEDLPVKLGQRVSHPSFGEGVVVSAEGSGAHTRLQVNFEAAGSKWLVAAYANLTAI; from the coding sequence ATGGATGTCTCGCATTTGATCGACAAGCTCAACGACGCGCAGCGCGAAGCCGTCTGCGCGCCGCCCGGCCACTATCTGGTGCTGGCCGGCGCAGGTTCCGGCAAGACCCGTGTACTCACCCACCGCATCGGCTGGCTCACCCAGGTGCTGCAGGTGCCGCCGTGGGCGGTCCTGGCCGTGACCTTCACCAACAAGGCCGCTGGCGAAATGCGGGGCCGCCTGGACCAGCTCATCGGCGGCGGCACGCAGGGCCTCACCGTGGGCACCTTCCACGGCATCGCCCATCGGCTGTTGCGCCGGCACTGGCGCGAGGCGGAATTGCCGGAGGGTTTCCAGATCCTCGACGCCGACGACCAGCAGCGCATCGTCAAACGCGTGGTCGCCGGGCTCGGTCTGGACGAGGCCAAGTTCCCGCCGCGCCAGGCCACCTGGCAGATCAACAGCTGGAAGGACGAAGGCAAGCGCCCGGAGAACATCGAGCACCGCGACCATCCAGTCACGCGCACCTTCGTGCAGATCTACCAGGCTTACGAGGACGCCTGTCGTCGCGCCGGGCTGGTCGATTTCGCCGAGCTGCTGCTGCGTGCGCACGAGCTGTGGCTGAAGCACCCTGCCGTGCTGGAGCACTACCAGCAGCGCTGGCGCTATCTGCTGATCGACGAGTTCCAGGACACCAACACGCTGCAGTACGCGTGGATCCGCGTGCTGGCCGGCAGCACGGGCCAGGTCTTCGTGGTGGGCGACGACGACCAGGCGATCTACGGCTGGCGCGGCGCGAAGGTGGAGAACGTGCAGCAGTTCCTGCGCGATTTCCCCGGCGCCAAGACCATCAAGCTGGAGCAGAACTACCGCTCCACCTCCACCATCCTCAAGGCGGCCAACGCGGTGATCGCGTGCAACGGCAGCCGCCTGGGCAAGCAGCTGTGGACCGCGGGCGAGGACGGCGAGCGCATTTCGCTGTACGCCGCCTACAACGAACAGGACGAAGCGCGCTTCGTGATCGAGCGCATCCGCGAGTACATCGCCGAGCATGGCGACGCGCGCGACTGCGCCATTCTGTATCGCTCCAACGCGCAGTCGCGCAACTTCGAAGAGCAGCTCATCCAGCGCGACATTCCGTACCGCGTCTACGGCGGGCTGCGCTTCTTCGAACGCGCGGAGATCAAGGACGCGCTGGCCTATCTGCGCCTGTGCGCCAACCACCACGACGATGCGGCTTTCGAGCGCGCGGTGAACACGCCGCCGCGCGGCATCGGCGACCGCACGCTCGACGCGTTGCGGCGACGCGCGCGCGGCGAGGGCACGTCGCTGTGGGAGGCCGCGCTGAACGAGCTGGGCGTCGGCCGCGAACTCGCCGGTCGCGCGAAGAACGCGGTCAAAGCGTTCCTGGCGATGATCGACGACATGGCGCGCACTTTTTCCGGCCGCACCGGCGACGAGGTCGAAGCGACCAGCCTCGCGCTCGCCGAACAGATCGAACACGCCATCACCCACACCGGCCTGCGCGACTTCTACGAGAAAGACAGCCGCGGCAACGCCGAATCGCGCGTGGAGAACTTGGACGAACTGGTCAACGTCGCCAGCCGCTTCGAGCCCACGCAAGAAGATGTCGAAGCCGGCCTGAGCGAGCTGTCCGCCTTCCTCTCGCACGCAGCCCTGGAAGCCGGTGAGGGGCAGGGCGAAGCTTGGGACGACTGCGTGCAGCTGATGACGCTGCACTCGGCCAAGGGCCTGGAATTCCCGGTGGTGTTCCTGGTGGGCATGGAGGAAGGCCTGTTCCCCAGCCAGCGCTCGGTGGAAGACGAAGGCCGCCTGGAGGAAGAACGCCGCCTCGCTTATGTCGGCATCACGCGCGCGCGGCAGCGGCTGGTCATCACCTATGCCGAATCGCGCCGCATGCACGGCGTGGAGATGCTGGCGCGCCCCTCGCGCTTCCTCGCCGAAATCCCGCCGGACCTGGTCGACGAGGTACGCCCGCGCGTGCAGGTGTCACGCCCACTGTACGCCGGCCGCTTCGCCGAACCCGCGCCCTCGCTGAAGGAAGACCTGCCGGTGAAGCTCGGCCAGCGAGTGAGCCACCCGAGCTTCGGCGAAGGCGTGGTGGTGAGCGCGGAGGGCAGCGGCGCGCATACGCGCCTGCAGGTGAACTTCGAGGCGGCGGGGAGTAAGTGGTTGGTGGCGGCGTATGCGAATTTGACTGCGATTTAG
- a CDS encoding heme biosynthesis HemY N-terminal domain-containing protein — MNLWRWILLLVAVAAIAAFGWHWVAEDPGYVLIQLRGWQAEMSVVAATVALLVAWGVLTAAWRLARWPFGALSRRHRRVSRQRLGDGLVALMEGRHGDAERDLNRASRLDTLRGPALLASAEAASRRGEHGRALEALAEAGQSAPRAARVLRARVLRRDGKAAEAVALLAPEADAGTLSPGGWRELAIASLATGDYRRAREALEPIQKSGALGAKNYAALEAQVLAASLRAAPDGAVLNQLWSQLPKTQRRAPAAIDAYARAAAGFGMVLPAMDEVESALRREWSPQLIETYGMLGDDNLDARLRRAEAWLDTHPNDPYLLITLGRMCVRLKLWSKAHPYLERSLALKPTAEAWEALGDAYAGEGDDALARQCYRNALAFHRGATVTPLPQDKLHGPRLDTRPVAVEERSEHGVPRLRE; from the coding sequence ATGAACCTGTGGCGCTGGATCCTGTTGCTGGTGGCCGTCGCGGCGATCGCCGCGTTCGGTTGGCACTGGGTGGCGGAGGACCCGGGCTACGTGCTGATCCAGCTGCGCGGCTGGCAGGCCGAGATGTCGGTCGTGGCGGCCACCGTGGCATTGCTGGTCGCCTGGGGTGTGCTCACCGCCGCGTGGCGTCTCGCGCGCTGGCCGTTTGGCGCGTTGTCGCGCCGCCATCGCCGGGTCAGCCGGCAGCGCCTGGGCGACGGCCTGGTCGCGCTGATGGAAGGGCGGCATGGCGACGCGGAACGCGATCTCAACCGGGCCTCGCGGCTCGATACCTTGCGCGGCCCCGCGCTGCTCGCCTCGGCCGAAGCGGCCTCGCGGCGCGGCGAGCATGGCCGTGCACTCGAAGCGTTGGCCGAAGCCGGCCAGTCCGCACCGCGCGCCGCGCGGGTGCTGCGCGCCCGCGTGCTGCGCCGCGACGGCAAGGCGGCCGAAGCGGTGGCGCTGCTGGCGCCCGAGGCCGACGCCGGCACGCTCAGCCCCGGCGGCTGGCGCGAGCTGGCCATCGCCTCGCTGGCGACCGGCGATTACCGCCGCGCGCGCGAGGCGCTGGAACCGATCCAGAAGAGCGGCGCGCTCGGCGCGAAGAACTATGCCGCGCTGGAAGCCCAGGTGCTCGCCGCTTCGCTGCGCGCCGCGCCGGACGGCGCCGTGCTCAACCAGCTGTGGTCGCAGCTGCCCAAGACGCAGCGCCGCGCGCCGGCCGCCATCGACGCCTACGCACGCGCCGCGGCCGGTTTCGGCATGGTGCTGCCGGCGATGGACGAAGTGGAGTCGGCCCTGCGCCGCGAGTGGTCGCCGCAGCTGATCGAAACCTACGGCATGCTCGGCGACGACAATCTCGATGCACGCCTGCGCCGCGCCGAAGCCTGGCTCGACACCCATCCCAACGACCCCTACCTGCTGATCACCTTGGGCCGCATGTGCGTGCGGCTGAAGCTGTGGTCCAAGGCGCATCCGTACCTGGAGCGCTCGCTCGCGCTCAAGCCCACCGCCGAGGCCTGGGAAGCGCTGGGCGACGCCTATGCCGGCGAAGGCGACGATGCGCTGGCGCGCCAGTGTTATCGCAACGCGCTGGCTTTCCATCGCGGCGCCACGGTGACGCCGCTGCCGCAGGACAAGCTGCACGGTCCGCGCCTGGACACGCGCCCGGTGGCGGTCGAGGAGCGCAGCGAGCACGGCGTGCCGCGTCTGCGCGAATGA
- a CDS encoding uroporphyrinogen-III C-methyltransferase — protein MSQDTATPDGAVKAPAPSAAPRRGGTIALATLLAVVAIGGAGYVGWRQYVQESSVRGAAQTAAGLTARVANMERTLDALDNERGLLRQRLGDADQVNRSLREELLGQAERTRNLEDAVAKLSEKTLSGHDGMLLDETETLLRMAKERYALFRDAQGAAAAYALADQTLAAVNDGAFSGLRQSINAEREALAKSQPATQAAALDGLNRLREASAQWPLKPLDRTEDAAADTAWARVRRSLVDVIRVQRVNGAPLSMADARFARELVGLDLAQAQAALLAYDAEGYAAALKRADANLAAQFDANAPAVQQARARLAELEKQLPAAAPVELGAALAELRNLRAVHVLRPAGAEARPEAKPEAGAKP, from the coding sequence ATGAGCCAGGACACCGCTACGCCAGACGGCGCCGTGAAGGCGCCCGCCCCCTCCGCCGCGCCGCGTCGCGGCGGCACCATTGCCCTCGCCACGCTGCTTGCGGTGGTCGCCATCGGCGGCGCCGGCTATGTGGGCTGGCGCCAGTACGTGCAGGAGAGCAGCGTGCGCGGGGCGGCGCAGACCGCGGCAGGCCTGACGGCGCGTGTGGCCAACATGGAACGCACCCTCGACGCGCTCGACAACGAGCGCGGGCTGCTGCGCCAGCGCCTGGGCGACGCCGACCAGGTCAACCGCTCCCTGCGCGAGGAACTGCTCGGCCAGGCCGAGCGCACGCGCAATCTGGAGGACGCGGTCGCCAAGCTGTCCGAAAAGACGCTCTCCGGCCACGACGGCATGTTGCTGGACGAAACCGAAACGCTGCTGCGCATGGCCAAGGAACGCTATGCGCTGTTCCGCGATGCACAGGGCGCCGCGGCCGCTTATGCGCTGGCAGACCAGACGCTCGCTGCGGTGAACGACGGTGCGTTCTCCGGCCTGCGCCAGAGCATCAACGCCGAGCGCGAAGCGCTGGCCAAGAGCCAGCCGGCGACCCAGGCCGCTGCGCTCGATGGGCTCAACCGTCTGCGCGAAGCCTCGGCGCAGTGGCCGCTCAAGCCGCTGGACCGCACCGAAGACGCGGCCGCCGACACCGCATGGGCGCGCGTGCGCCGCTCGCTGGTGGACGTGATCCGCGTGCAGCGCGTGAACGGCGCGCCGCTGTCGATGGCCGACGCGCGTTTCGCGCGGGAACTGGTGGGGCTGGACCTGGCGCAGGCGCAAGCCGCGCTGCTCGCCTATGACGCCGAGGGCTATGCCGCGGCGCTCAAGCGCGCCGACGCCAACCTCGCGGCGCAGTTCGATGCAAACGCCCCGGCCGTGCAGCAGGCCCGCGCCCGGCTCGCCGAACTGGAAAAACAGCTGCCGGCCGCCGCGCCGGTCGAGCTGGGAGCCGCGCTCGCCGAGCTGCGTAACCTGCGTGCCGTGCACGTGCTGCGACCGGCGGGCGCGGAAGCCCGGCCGGAAGCCAAGCCGGAAGCCGGGGCCAAGCCATGA
- a CDS encoding uroporphyrinogen-III synthase produces MPPKSLAGRVVVITRPAGTAAPVARQVRARGGEPLALPGLSLRGVDDVPGATAALRKALRDDLLVFTSPAAVRFAARLAPLRTRATVLAVGQGTARALRRHGIAAHAPERQDSEGLLAHPLLRELRGRRVALIGAAGGRGLLREQFAARGASLRELHVYQRVAPRLRRTHLDAVVALPRSARVLLSSAEALDHLRAQLPPSAWARLCAATAIASSERLAQAARAAGFGRVRIAASALAADLLDEAARR; encoded by the coding sequence ATGCCCCCGAAGTCGCTCGCCGGCCGCGTCGTCGTGATCACGCGCCCGGCCGGCACGGCCGCGCCGGTCGCGCGGCAGGTCCGTGCGCGCGGCGGCGAGCCGCTGGCGCTGCCGGGGCTGTCGCTGCGTGGCGTGGATGACGTGCCAGGCGCCACCGCGGCCTTGCGCAAAGCGCTGCGCGACGACCTGCTGGTGTTCACCAGTCCGGCGGCGGTGCGCTTCGCCGCGCGGCTCGCTCCGCTGCGCACGCGCGCGACGGTGCTGGCGGTCGGCCAGGGGACGGCGCGCGCGCTGCGCCGGCATGGCATCGCCGCGCACGCGCCGGAGCGCCAGGACAGCGAGGGCCTGCTGGCGCATCCGCTGTTGCGCGAATTGCGCGGCCGCCGCGTCGCGCTGATCGGTGCAGCGGGCGGCCGCGGGCTGCTGCGTGAACAGTTCGCTGCGCGCGGCGCGTCGCTGCGCGAATTGCACGTGTACCAGCGGGTGGCGCCGCGCCTGCGTCGTACGCACCTCGACGCCGTCGTCGCCTTGCCGCGTTCGGCTCGTGTGCTGCTCTCCAGCGCCGAAGCCCTGGACCACCTGCGCGCGCAGTTGCCGCCGTCCGCATGGGCGCGCCTGTGCGCGGCCACGGCCATTGCCAGCAGCGAGCGCCTGGCCCAGGCCGCGCGCGCGGCGGGCTTCGGCCGCGTGCGCATCGCCGCATCGGCGCTCGCTGCCGACCTGCTGGACGAAGCCGCGCGCCGATAA
- a CDS encoding YiiD C-terminal domain-containing protein, giving the protein MNSATPAQDLIDFIRESIPLARSMDLRLHSHDDAHLAIAAPLPPNINDKGCAFGGSLVSLMTLSGWGLVELELRRRDFDCDVFVAESTVQYLAPVWDDFLSEARLASGADWDTFFHTLRTRGRARVEVACHVPGETPDKPAATLSARFVAKRRD; this is encoded by the coding sequence ATGAACTCCGCTACGCCCGCCCAGGATCTGATCGATTTCATCCGCGAGTCGATCCCCCTCGCCCGCAGCATGGATCTGCGCCTGCACAGCCATGACGATGCGCACCTGGCCATCGCCGCGCCGCTGCCGCCCAACATCAACGACAAGGGCTGCGCGTTCGGCGGCAGCCTGGTCAGCCTGATGACGCTCAGCGGCTGGGGCCTGGTAGAGCTGGAGCTGCGCCGGCGCGACTTCGACTGCGACGTGTTCGTGGCCGAGTCGACCGTGCAGTACCTGGCGCCGGTATGGGACGACTTCCTCAGCGAAGCGCGCCTCGCTTCCGGGGCGGATTGGGACACCTTCTTCCACACCTTGCGCACGCGCGGCCGCGCGCGGGTGGAAGTCGCCTGCCACGTCCCCGGCGAAACGCCGGACAAGCCGGCCGCCACGCTGAGCGCGCGCTTCGTCGCAAAACGCCGCGACTGA
- a CDS encoding rhodanese-like domain-containing protein, giving the protein MNDFLHKLPEFIGNHLALAALFVILFVAIIVLEILRLMRKYKELTPAGLTLLINRESPLLIDLSAYADFEKAHVPGARHVATSQFDPENKDLAKAKDLPVVLMDKDGRGVDKAAQRLVKAGFTKVHTLGGGVLAWQQAQLPVAKGSK; this is encoded by the coding sequence ATGAACGACTTCCTGCACAAGCTGCCCGAGTTCATCGGCAACCATCTCGCGCTCGCCGCGCTGTTCGTTATCCTGTTCGTGGCGATCATCGTGCTGGAGATCCTGCGCCTGATGCGCAAGTACAAGGAGCTGACGCCGGCCGGCCTCACCCTGCTGATCAACCGCGAAAGCCCGTTGCTGATCGACCTGTCCGCCTATGCGGACTTCGAGAAGGCGCACGTCCCGGGCGCCAGGCACGTGGCCACGAGCCAGTTCGATCCCGAGAACAAGGACCTGGCCAAGGCCAAGGATCTGCCCGTGGTGCTGATGGACAAGGACGGCCGCGGCGTGGACAAGGCCGCGCAGCGGCTGGTCAAGGCGGGCTTCACCAAGGTCCACACCCTGGGCGGCGGCGTGCTCGCCTGGCAGCAGGCGCAGTTGCCGGTGGCCAAGGGCAGCAAGTAA
- a CDS encoding 2Fe-2S iron-sulfur cluster-binding protein — MFTVTLKQSGRRFPVAPGETVLEAAQRAGIALPYSCRAGVCGSCKATLLEGRCQYPRNPPLALSGTSPAQHAVLLCQAVPCGDLVIAAREVTSVEDIARRQLDVVVAEKVALAPDVVGLRLAPAPGEARLNWLPGQYLDVLLEDGRRRPFSIASGPRPDGTIEMHVRHVAGGGFTSWVAEGLRAGDRLRIEGPLGTFVPREDSERPMVFMAGGTGFAPVKAIVEHFIALGTRRAMEVYWGARSAADLYLLDMARGWEDAAHALHFHPVLSDPEQAAASGLRMGLVHEAVLEDLPDLSGHDVYMSGPPAMIDAGRKLFLDAGLPEDRLYYDSFDYAPDVLAQILAGRAGLVHL, encoded by the coding sequence GTGTTCACCGTCACCCTCAAGCAATCCGGCCGCCGCTTCCCGGTCGCGCCCGGCGAAACCGTGCTGGAAGCCGCGCAGCGCGCCGGCATCGCACTGCCGTATTCGTGCCGTGCGGGGGTGTGCGGAAGCTGCAAGGCCACCTTGCTCGAAGGGCGCTGCCAATACCCGCGCAACCCGCCGTTGGCATTGAGCGGCACGTCGCCGGCGCAGCATGCGGTGCTGCTGTGCCAGGCAGTGCCGTGCGGGGACCTGGTGATCGCCGCGCGCGAAGTGACCTCGGTGGAGGACATCGCGCGCCGGCAGCTGGACGTCGTGGTCGCTGAAAAGGTGGCGCTCGCGCCCGACGTCGTCGGCCTTCGCCTCGCACCCGCGCCGGGCGAGGCGCGGTTGAACTGGCTGCCGGGGCAATATCTGGACGTGCTGCTGGAAGACGGCCGGCGCCGTCCGTTCTCCATCGCGAGCGGGCCGCGGCCGGACGGCACGATCGAGATGCACGTGCGCCACGTGGCCGGCGGCGGGTTCACCTCATGGGTGGCCGAGGGTCTGCGTGCCGGCGACCGGCTGCGCATCGAAGGGCCGCTCGGTACCTTCGTGCCGCGCGAGGATTCGGAACGCCCGATGGTCTTCATGGCCGGCGGCACCGGCTTCGCGCCGGTGAAGGCGATCGTCGAGCACTTCATCGCGCTCGGCACGCGGCGGGCGATGGAGGTCTATTGGGGCGCGCGCAGCGCGGCCGATCTGTATCTGCTGGACATGGCGCGCGGCTGGGAAGATGCGGCGCACGCGCTGCACTTCCATCCGGTGCTGTCCGACCCGGAGCAGGCCGCGGCGAGCGGATTGCGCATGGGGCTGGTGCACGAGGCGGTACTGGAAGACCTGCCCGACCTCTCGGGCCATGACGTCTACATGAGCGGGCCGCCGGCGATGATCGATGCGGGCCGCAAGCTGTTCCTGGACGCCGGCCTGCCGGAGGACCGGCTCTACTACGACTCGTTCGACTACGCGCCCGACGTGCTGGCGCAGATTCTGGCCGGCCGCGCCGGCCTGGTGCACCTCTGA
- a CDS encoding hotdog fold thioesterase, protein MTAIWKQDTDLARLNAWSANTMMETLGMRLTAVGDDWLQGTMPVDHRTHQPYGLLHGGASVVLAETLGSTAAMLTLDPSQEAAVGLDINANHIRGVREGIVTGTARKVHIGRSTQVWEIRIESEKGELVCISRITMAVIPARAVGLK, encoded by the coding sequence ATGACAGCCATCTGGAAACAGGACACCGACCTCGCGCGCCTCAACGCCTGGAGCGCGAACACCATGATGGAAACCCTCGGTATGCGCCTCACCGCCGTCGGCGACGACTGGCTGCAAGGCACCATGCCCGTGGACCACCGCACCCACCAACCCTATGGCCTGCTCCACGGCGGCGCCTCGGTCGTGCTCGCCGAAACCCTGGGCAGCACCGCCGCCATGCTCACCCTCGACCCGTCGCAGGAAGCCGCCGTCGGCCTGGACATCAATGCCAACCACATCCGCGGCGTGCGCGAAGGCATCGTGACCGGCACCGCGCGGAAGGTGCACATCGGACGCAGCACGCAGGTGTGGGAGATCCGCATCGAGTCGGAGAAAGGCGAATTGGTGTGCATCTCGCGCATCACCATGGCGGTGATTCCGGCGCGGGCGGTGGGGTTGAAGTAG
- a CDS encoding serine/threonine protein kinase, with product MPPYSTLTPDHVLDAVTACGLYPDGRLLALNSYENRVWQVGIEDASPIIAKFYRPARWSDAAILEEQAFALELADAELPVVAPLPFGGRTLLHHAGFRYALTPRRGGRAPSLESADQLEWLGRLIARIHLIGARTPFAHRGRLDRATLIEQPMQAVLGSSLLPPHLSSRYRVAAQRVNEMVAARMEAVGPVRSLRLHGDCHPGNVLWTDHGPHFVDLDDARMGPAVQDLWMLANDDAGMEALLAGYEQFREFDRAELALAPALRAMRQVHYAGWIAARWDDPAFPAAFPFAAEPRWWEQHVDDLHELADGLGAG from the coding sequence ATGCCCCCCTACTCCACCCTCACCCCCGACCACGTCCTCGACGCCGTCACCGCCTGCGGCCTCTACCCCGACGGCCGCCTCCTCGCCCTCAACAGCTACGAAAACCGCGTCTGGCAAGTCGGCATCGAAGATGCGTCGCCGATCATCGCCAAGTTCTATCGTCCGGCGCGCTGGAGCGACGCGGCCATCCTCGAGGAACAGGCGTTCGCGCTCGAGCTCGCCGATGCCGAGCTGCCCGTCGTCGCCCCGCTGCCGTTCGGCGGACGCACCCTGCTTCACCATGCGGGCTTCCGCTATGCGCTGACTCCGCGGCGAGGCGGTCGCGCACCCTCGCTGGAATCGGCGGACCAGCTCGAATGGCTGGGGCGGTTGATCGCGCGCATCCACCTCATCGGCGCGCGCACGCCGTTCGCGCATCGCGGCCGCCTCGATCGCGCCACGCTGATCGAACAGCCGATGCAGGCGGTGCTCGGCTCGTCGCTGCTGCCGCCGCATCTTTCGTCGCGCTATCGCGTCGCCGCGCAGCGCGTGAACGAGATGGTGGCCGCGCGGATGGAAGCGGTCGGGCCGGTGCGCTCGCTGCGCCTGCATGGGGATTGCCATCCCGGCAATGTGCTGTGGACGGATCACGGCCCGCACTTCGTCGACCTCGACGACGCACGCATGGGCCCGGCGGTGCAGGACCTGTGGATGCTCGCCAACGACGACGCCGGCATGGAGGCGCTGCTCGCCGGCTATGAACAGTTCCGCGAATTCGACCGCGCGGAACTGGCCCTGGCGCCGGCGCTGCGCGCGATGCGCCAGGTGCACTACGCCGGCTGGATCGCCGCGCGCTGGGACGATCCCGCCTTCCCTGCCGCGTTCCCTTTCGCGGCCGAGCCCCGCTGGTGGGAACAGCACGTGGACGATCTCCACGAACTGGCGGATGGGCTGGGCGCCGGTTGA